One Bacillota bacterium genomic region harbors:
- the ilvA gene encoding threonine ammonia-lyase yields the protein MERPERGVEPEPTPALIRQAAERLQGVAERTPLLRSPILSERYGVEVFLKAECLQRTGSFKVRGAYARILGLSEEERRRGVVAASAGNHAQGVAFAAAALGIPATIVMPVDAPITKRSATERYGARVVLYGESFDEAFAWAVQVAESSGATLIHAFDDPWVIAGQGTVGLEIAEEMPDVDTVLVPVGGGGLASGVALALKASNPSIRVIGVQSAAVPAAYDALRRRRAATETGKAPEQADAPRRGHAPTLADGLAVKRPSERTLSILERLLDDIVLVGEEEIARAILHYLERERLVVEGAGAVTLAALAGQERLRAGARRVVLVVSGGNIDVNRIARIIDRGLYEEGRVARWSALLDDRPGALERFLHVVAEAGANVLDVVHDRIDARIPVGRTRVTVTLELRDAAHGTEVESRLTAAGYDLQG from the coding sequence ATGGAGAGGCCTGAGCGCGGCGTGGAGCCGGAACCGACGCCGGCGCTGATCCGCCAGGCGGCGGAGAGGCTGCAGGGCGTGGCGGAGCGGACGCCGCTCCTGCGCTCGCCGATCCTGTCGGAGCGGTACGGGGTCGAGGTCTTCCTCAAGGCGGAGTGCCTCCAGCGGACCGGCTCCTTCAAGGTGCGCGGCGCCTACGCCCGCATCCTCGGTCTGAGCGAGGAAGAGCGCCGCCGCGGGGTGGTCGCCGCCTCGGCGGGGAACCACGCCCAGGGCGTCGCCTTTGCCGCGGCGGCGCTGGGCATCCCGGCCACCATCGTCATGCCCGTCGACGCGCCCATCACCAAGCGTTCGGCCACCGAGCGATACGGCGCCCGTGTCGTCCTCTACGGCGAGAGCTTCGACGAGGCGTTCGCCTGGGCCGTCCAGGTCGCCGAGAGCAGCGGCGCCACGCTGATCCACGCCTTCGACGACCCCTGGGTGATCGCCGGCCAGGGCACGGTCGGACTGGAGATCGCCGAAGAGATGCCGGACGTGGATACGGTGCTGGTCCCCGTCGGCGGCGGCGGCCTCGCCTCGGGCGTCGCCCTCGCGCTCAAGGCGAGCAATCCCTCGATCCGCGTCATCGGCGTCCAGTCGGCTGCCGTGCCCGCCGCCTACGACGCGCTCCGACGCCGCCGGGCGGCGACCGAGACGGGGAAGGCCCCGGAGCAGGCCGACGCCCCCCGGCGGGGTCACGCGCCCACCCTGGCCGACGGGCTGGCGGTCAAGCGGCCCAGCGAGCGGACGCTCTCCATCCTGGAGCGGCTACTGGACGACATCGTCCTGGTGGGCGAGGAGGAGATCGCCCGCGCGATCCTCCATTACCTGGAGCGGGAACGGCTGGTGGTGGAGGGTGCCGGCGCGGTGACGCTGGCCGCCCTGGCGGGACAGGAGCGGCTTCGCGCCGGTGCGCGGCGGGTGGTGCTGGTGGTCAGCGGCGGCAACATCGACGTCAACCGGATCGCCCGCATCATCGACCGGGGCCTCTACGAGGAGGGGCGGGTGGCGCGCTGGAGCGCGCTCCTGGACGACCGCCCCGGGGCGCTCGAGCGCTTCCTGCACGTGGTGGCGGAGGCGGGCGCCAACGTCCTGGACGTGGTCCACGACCGGATCGACGCCCGCATCCCGGTGGGCCGGACCCGGGTGACGGTGACGCTGGAGCTGCGGGACGCGGCGCACGGGACCGAGGTGGAGAGCCGCCTGACGGCCGCCGGTTACGACCTGCAGGGCTGA
- the spoVG gene encoding septation regulator SpoVG, which translates to MEVTEVRIRRLNGQGKVRGSASVTFDDAFVVHDIRIVEGERGYFIAMPSRRTPAGQYLDVAHPITAAMRDRLQGAVLAAFQAEEEVRELREGTA; encoded by the coding sequence GTGGAAGTGACCGAGGTGCGCATCCGGCGCCTCAACGGCCAGGGCAAGGTGCGCGGGAGCGCCAGCGTCACCTTCGATGACGCCTTCGTGGTCCACGACATCCGCATCGTGGAGGGGGAGCGCGGCTACTTCATCGCCATGCCCAGCCGCCGGACGCCGGCCGGCCAATATCTGGACGTGGCCCACCCCATCACGGCGGCCATGCGGGACCGCCTTCAGGGGGCGGTGCTGGCCGCCTTCCAGGCGGAGGAGGAGGTCCGGGAGCTGCGCGAGGGCACCGCGTGA
- a CDS encoding BMP family ABC transporter substrate-binding protein, whose translation MVRGRPGWVSLLLALSLVLAACGGTPAAKTGSQQGQTQGNGTASTKTIRVGLVTDVGGLNDHSFNYLANQGLQRAIQQLGVQGKVVESHNQTDYVPNLTNFAQQGYDLVIAVGFLMTDAVKQVAPQYPNTKFLLIDDQITGIPNVASAMFRSEQAGYLVGALTGLAEKNHALPNLKGQDKVAVIGGMKIPPVDSYIAGFQAGVKAVDPKIQVNLVYEGKFDDPTGGREVALSQIAQGADILFHVAGGTGTGVINAAEAQKVYAIGVDADQNYLAPDTVITSALKRVDVATFDIIKAVKDGTFQSGVHWFDLKNDGVGYAKPIAAVPQSIVQQVEQIRQQIIDGKIQVPATVGK comes from the coding sequence GTGGTACGCGGAAGACCTGGTTGGGTCTCGCTCCTGCTGGCTTTAAGCCTTGTCCTCGCGGCCTGCGGAGGCACTCCGGCTGCGAAAACCGGCTCGCAGCAAGGCCAGACTCAGGGCAATGGAACGGCGTCGACCAAGACGATCCGCGTCGGCCTGGTCACCGACGTGGGCGGACTCAACGACCACAGTTTCAACTACCTTGCCAACCAGGGCCTCCAGCGCGCCATACAGCAGCTGGGCGTCCAGGGGAAGGTGGTCGAATCCCACAACCAGACCGACTACGTCCCCAACCTGACCAACTTTGCGCAACAAGGCTATGACCTGGTGATCGCCGTCGGCTTCCTCATGACCGATGCGGTCAAGCAGGTGGCTCCGCAGTACCCCAACACCAAGTTCCTGCTCATCGACGACCAGATCACCGGCATCCCCAACGTCGCCTCGGCCATGTTCCGCAGCGAGCAGGCAGGCTACCTGGTCGGCGCGCTGACGGGGCTGGCGGAGAAGAACCATGCGCTTCCCAACCTGAAAGGGCAGGATAAGGTGGCGGTCATCGGCGGGATGAAGATCCCGCCCGTCGACTCCTACATCGCCGGCTTCCAGGCCGGGGTGAAGGCGGTCGACCCGAAGATCCAGGTCAACCTGGTCTACGAGGGGAAGTTCGACGACCCGACGGGCGGCCGCGAGGTGGCGTTGAGCCAGATCGCCCAGGGTGCGGACATCCTCTTCCACGTGGCCGGGGGCACCGGCACCGGCGTCATCAACGCCGCGGAGGCCCAGAAGGTCTACGCCATCGGCGTCGACGCCGACCAGAACTACCTGGCTCCGGACACCGTGATCACCTCGGCGCTGAAGCGGGTCGACGTGGCCACCTTCGACATCATCAAGGCGGTCAAGGACGGCACCTTCCAGAGCGGCGTCCACTGGTTCGACCTGAAGAACGACGGTGTCGGCTACGCCAAGCCCATCGCGGCCGTGCCGCAGTCGATCGTGCAGCAGGTGGAACAGATCCGCCAGCAGATCATCGACGGAAAGATCCAGGTGCCCGCGACCGTGGGCAAGTAG
- a CDS encoding ABC transporter ATP-binding protein — protein sequence MDEVLHLHGITKRFPGVLANDRVDLGLVRGEIHAILGENGAGKSTLMKIVSGMLEPDEGWIELDGRRVRFASPREAIAAGIGMVYQHFMLIPVFTVAENVVLGAEPGRGLRFDRSEAEREVRALAEQYHMEVDPAARVGDLSVGLQQRVEILKTFYRKARILILDEPTAALTPQEARDLFQVMRGLVQQGISILFISHKLDEVLGVADRITVMRRGRTVATLRPAETDEQELAHLMVGRAVQLVSARPPVERGPVVLQVEELTVRREDGRLGVDGVSFSIHAGEVFGIAGVEGNGQAELVEAVAGLRPVAGGRIRYLGQEVTAWDARRRAMAGIAYVPEDRVGTGLVMGFTLAENLALKRYFLPPLAHRGWLDRRAMWSEAKRRLELYDVRPPEPGLTARALSGGNQQKVILAREVGSDPELLIAYQPTRGLDVGAIEFVHQQILRLRGEGKAILLVSLELDEVLQLSDTVAVMYRGRLAAVLPSEEADRETVGLYMTGGKARAAEPEREEGGRR from the coding sequence GTGGACGAAGTCCTGCACCTGCACGGCATCACGAAGCGCTTTCCCGGTGTGCTCGCCAACGATCGCGTCGATCTCGGCCTGGTGCGGGGCGAGATCCATGCGATTCTGGGCGAGAACGGCGCCGGCAAGTCCACCCTGATGAAGATCGTCTCGGGGATGCTGGAGCCGGACGAGGGGTGGATCGAGCTGGACGGCCGGCGCGTCCGCTTCGCCAGCCCGCGGGAGGCCATCGCTGCCGGCATCGGCATGGTCTACCAGCACTTCATGCTCATACCGGTCTTCACCGTGGCCGAGAACGTGGTCCTGGGCGCCGAGCCGGGGCGGGGCCTCCGCTTCGACCGGAGCGAGGCCGAGCGCGAGGTGCGGGCGCTGGCGGAGCAGTATCACATGGAGGTGGATCCGGCCGCGCGGGTGGGCGATCTGTCGGTCGGCCTGCAGCAGCGGGTGGAGATCCTCAAGACCTTCTACCGCAAGGCCCGGATTCTCATCCTCGACGAGCCCACCGCGGCGCTCACCCCCCAGGAGGCGCGCGACCTCTTCCAGGTGATGAGGGGGCTCGTCCAGCAGGGCATCTCAATCCTTTTCATCAGCCACAAGCTGGACGAGGTCCTCGGGGTGGCGGACCGGATCACGGTGATGCGCCGCGGACGTACGGTTGCCACCTTGCGACCGGCGGAGACCGACGAGCAGGAGCTGGCCCACCTGATGGTGGGCCGCGCCGTCCAGCTGGTCAGCGCGCGACCGCCCGTGGAGCGCGGCCCGGTCGTCCTGCAGGTGGAAGAGCTGACGGTCCGGAGGGAGGATGGCCGGCTCGGCGTGGACGGCGTCAGCTTCTCCATCCACGCCGGCGAGGTCTTCGGGATTGCGGGCGTGGAGGGGAACGGGCAGGCGGAGCTGGTGGAGGCGGTGGCGGGGCTGCGGCCCGTGGCAGGCGGCAGGATCCGCTACCTCGGCCAGGAAGTGACCGCCTGGGACGCCCGGCGGCGGGCGATGGCCGGCATCGCCTACGTGCCCGAGGACCGCGTGGGGACCGGGCTGGTGATGGGCTTCACCCTGGCGGAGAACCTGGCGCTCAAGCGCTACTTCCTGCCGCCGCTGGCGCACCGCGGGTGGCTCGACCGGCGGGCGATGTGGAGCGAGGCGAAGCGGCGACTGGAGCTTTACGACGTCCGCCCGCCGGAGCCGGGGCTGACGGCGCGCGCTCTCTCCGGGGGCAACCAGCAGAAGGTGATCCTGGCGCGGGAGGTGGGCTCGGACCCCGAGCTCCTGATCGCCTACCAGCCGACGCGCGGCCTGGACGTGGGCGCCATCGAGTTCGTCCACCAGCAGATCCTCCGCCTGCGCGGGGAAGGGAAGGCGATCCTCCTGGTTTCGCTGGAGCTGGACGAGGTGTTGCAACTGAGCGACACGGTGGCGGTCATGTACCGCGGGCGGCTGGCGGCCGTCCTCCCCTCGGAGGAAGCCGACCGGGAGACGGTCGGCCTCTACATGACGGGAGGGAAGGCTCGAGCCGCCGAGCCGGAGCGCGAGGAGGGAGGCCGCCGGTGA